Proteins from a genomic interval of Gossypium hirsutum isolate 1008001.06 chromosome A09, Gossypium_hirsutum_v2.1, whole genome shotgun sequence:
- the LOC107888665 gene encoding pentatricopeptide repeat-containing protein At2g13600, with product MKTALKNLFLTNPSKSFNSYIQKCVSLLKIFSNKGLVAGGTVFHCHLLKNGVSSERCIAIKLLIMYLEFRKLSEANQIIKDFNGFDLVVQNCLIKANIQLGNLSEARKVFDEMPERNDITWTLLISGLMKYGRLEESMWYFERNPFKSVVSWTAAITGFVKNGSSFHGLKLFVRLLESGVKPNQVTFSSIVSACIEMGDFDLGMSVLGLIIKTGFENNVSVSNSLITLCLRMHEFDQAGRVFDRMETRDVVSWTAILDMYVERGELGEARRIFDEMPQRNEVSWSAIIARYSQYGDHIEALKLFRNMVREGFKPTISCFSSILCALASLESLQAGKNLHAHVMKIGIEGDLFIACSLVDLYCKCGETKDGRLVFDLIENKNVVLWNSMIGGYSTNGQMDEAKYLFDNMPARNNISWGAFIGGYVEYKQFDMVFEVFNEMLLSGETPTKPTFSSVLCACASLTSLEKGRDVHGKILKLGFQYDVYLGTALTDMYAKCGDIENSKQVFDRMSERNEFSWTVMIQGLAESGFAKESLALFKEMKRNSSVAPNELMLLSVLFACSHCGFVDKGLEFFGAMELEYGIRPKGRHYTCVVDMLSRSGRLSEAEELINSMPFQPEASALAALISGCKTYRNEEIAERTARKLVELAEKNSAGFILLSNIYASAGRWIDVSNIRKLMREKGLKKSVGFSWIEVRSHLHSFYSEDGTHLKSAEIHDILELLRSEMTDPKHIPTF from the coding sequence ATGAAAActgcgttgaagaaccttttcttGACGAATCCAAGCAAAAGCTTCAACTCCTATATTCAAAAATGTGTTTCTTTGTTAAAGATATTCTCAAACAAAGGCTTGGTTGCTGGAGGAACTGTCTTCCATTGCCATTTACTCAAGAATGGTGTTTCATCAGAGAGATGTATAGCTATCAAGTTATTAATAATGTACCTTGAATTCAGGAAATTGTCTGAAGCTAATCAGATTATAAAGGACTTTAATGGGTTCGATTTAGTTGTtcaaaattgtttgattaagGCTAATATTCAGTTGGGGAATTTGAGTGAAGCACGGAAAGTGTTCGACGAAATGCCTGAAAGAAACGATATTACATGGACGTTATTGATTTCAGGGTTAATGAAATATGGAAGATTGGAAGAATCAATGTGGTATTTCGAAAGGAACCCATTTAAAAGTGTGGTTTCGTGGACAGCTGCAATTACTGGGTTCGTTAAAAACGGGTCAAGTTTTCATGGTTTGAAGCTTTTTGTAAGATTGCTTGAATCTGGTGTTAAGCCAAATCAAGTTACTTTTAGTTCTATAGTTAGCGCATGTATAGAAATGGGTGATTTTGATTTGGGAATGAGTGTTTTGGGGTTGATAATTAAAACCGGGTTCGAGAATAATGTATCGGTTTCCAACTCTTTGATAACATTGTGTTTAAGAATGCATGAATTTGACCAGGCTGGGAGGGTGTTCGATCGAATGGAAACAAGAGATGTTGTTTCTTGGACAGCAATACTCGATATGTACGTCGAGAGGGGAGAGTTGGGAGAGGCAAGGAGGATTTTTGATGAGATGCCACAAAGAAATGAAGTTTCTTGGAGTGCAATAATTGCGAGGTATAGTCAGTATGGCGATCATATAGAGGCACTGAAACTCTTTCGAAACATGGTTCGAGAAGGATTTAAGCCGACAATCTCGTGTTTCTCTAGTATTCTTTGTGCATTGGCTAGCCTTGAGAGTTTACAAGCAGGAAAGAACCTTCATGCACATGTTATGAAAATCGGGATTGAGGGAGATCTTTTTATTGCTTGCTCTCTTGTTGACTTGTACTGTAAGTGTGGGGAAACTAAAGACGGACGGCTAGTTTTTGACTTGATCGAAAACAAAAATGTTGTTTTGTGGAATTCGATGATCGGTGGCTATAGTACGAATGGTCAAATGGATGAAGCTAAGTATTTATTTGATAACATGCCTGCTCGAAATAACATCTCCTGGGGGGCTTTTATTGGTGGTTATGTAGAATATAAGCAATTCGATATGGTGTTCGAAGTTTTCAATGAGATGCTTTTGTCAGGGGAGACTCCGACAAAGCCCACTTTTTCGAGTGTGCTTTGTGCTTGTGCAAGTCTGACCTCGTTAGAGAAAGGCAGGGATGTTCATGGAAAGATCTTAAAACTTGGTTTTCAATATGATGTTTACTTGGGCACTGCCTTAACTGATATGTATGCAAAATGTGGAGATATTGAAAACTCTAAGCAGGTCTTTGATAGAATGTCGGAGAGAAATGAGTTCTCATGGACTGTTATGATTCAAGGTCTAGCGGAAAGTGGTTTTGCAAAAGAATCTCTTGCTTTGttcaaagaaatgaaaagaaattccTCTGTTGCTCCTAACGAACTCATGCTTTTATCAGTTCTATTTGCATGTTCTCATTGCGGATTTGTCGATAAAGGACTCGAGTTCTTTGGTGCAATGGAATTGGAATATGGTATAAGGCCGAAGGGAAGACATTACACATGCGTTGTGGATATGCTGTCTCGATCTGGACGCCTATCTGAAGCTGAAGAATTAATTAACTCCATGCCATTTCAACCCGAAGCTAGTGCACTAGCAGCTTTAATAAGTGGTTGTAAGACATACAGAAACGAAGAGATAGCAGAGAGAACAGCTAGAAAACTTGTCGAACTAGCAGAGAAAAACTCCGCTGGATTCATCTTGTTGTCCAACATATATGCTTCAGCGGGGAGATGGATTGATGTTTCAAATATTAGGAAACTAATGAGGGAGAAGGGATTGAAAAAGAGTGTTGGCTTCAGTTGGATTGAGGTGAGAAGCCATCTGCATTCCTTTTATTCGGAAGATGGAACACACTTGAAATCAGCAGAGATTCATGATATCTTGGAGCTCTTGAGATCGGAAATGACGGATCCTAAACATATTCCGACATTCTAA
- the LOC107888664 gene encoding chaperone protein dnaJ C76, chloroplastic isoform X1 has product MRKKNRKLKEEKKHRDKSIMIASGVPIYELSVPKSCNFYEKFSSSKSNPRLGPKWSEIRCCRNQKIGGKSKSKSKKNYYELLGIPFDSTMQQIKEAYRKLQKKYHPDIAGQEGHEYTLMLNEAYKVLIKDDQRKEYDASIGSMKAKFGSNVSGFSSWKGPLRPQALFVDANNCIGCRECVHHASNTFEMDEALGCARVKVQYGDDDRKIDFLQVSVDSCPVNCIHWVDSEELAVLEFLIQPQLKEGYGVFGGGWERPLNVFMAAKAFTKQLKQQAEAAQGQYKNGRVRSVEEEETPAQAEARANATMKLNMERFNKIWGKFKQFFII; this is encoded by the exons atgagaaaaaaaaatagaaaactaaaagaagaaaagaaacaccGTGATAAATCAATAATGATAGCCAGTGGGGTTCCAATTTACGAACTATCAGTCCCAAAAAgttgtaatttttatgaaaaattcagtTCAAGCAAATCAAACCCAAG gttgGGGCCGAAATGGAGTGAAATAAGATGTTGTAGAAACCAAAAGATTGGaggaaaatcaaaatcaaaatcaaagaaaAACTACTATGAGTTACTTGGAATCCCTTTCGATTCTACTATGCAGCAAATTAAAGAAGCTTATAGAAAGCTGCAAAAGAAGTATCATCCTGATATTGCAGGCCAAGAG GGACATGAATACACTCTAATGCTGAATGAAGCCTATAAAGTACTGATAAAAGATGATCAAAGGAAGGAATATGATGCTTCCATTGGTTCAATGAAAGCAAAATTTGGAAGCAATGTATCTGGTTTTAGCTCTTGGAAAGGGCCCTTAAGACCCCAAGCTTTATTTGTTGATGCAAACAATTGCATAG GTTGCAGGGAATGTGTCCACCATGCAAGCAACACATTCGAAATGGATGAGGCTCTCGGATGTGCTCGAGTTAAGGTTCAATATGGAGACGATGATCGTAAAATCGAT TTTTTGCAGGTTTCAGTTGATTCATGCCCAGTGAACTGCATACATTGGGTGGACAGTGAAGAACTGGCAGTGCTTGAGTTCTTGATACAACCTCAGCTAAAGGAAGGGTATGGAGTATTTGGTGGAGGTTGGGAAAGGCCCTTAAATGTATTTATGGCTGCTAAGGCTTTCACCAAGCAGTTAAAACAACAAGCTGAGGCTGCTCAAGGACAATACAAAAATG GGAGAGTGAGATCAGTTGAAGAAGAAGAGACCCCTGCTCAAGCTGAGGCTCGAGCCAATGCTACCATGAAATTGAACATGGAAAGATTCAACAAAATTTGGGgtaaatttaaacaattttttataatCTAA
- the LOC107888664 gene encoding chaperone protein dnaJ C76, chloroplastic isoform X2, whose product MRKKNRKLKEEKKHRDKSIMIASGVPIYELSVPKSCNFYEKFSSSKSNPRLGPKWSEIRCCRNQKIGGKSKSKSKKNYYELLGIPFDSTMQQIKEAYRKLQKKYHPDIAGQEGHEYTLMLNEAYKVLIKDDQRKEYDASIGSMKAKFGSNVSGFSSWKGPLRPQALFVDANNCIGCRECVHHASNTFEMDEALGCARVKVQYGDDDRKIDVSVDSCPVNCIHWVDSEELAVLEFLIQPQLKEGYGVFGGGWERPLNVFMAAKAFTKQLKQQAEAAQGQYKNGRVRSVEEEETPAQAEARANATMKLNMERFNKIWGKFKQFFII is encoded by the exons atgagaaaaaaaaatagaaaactaaaagaagaaaagaaacaccGTGATAAATCAATAATGATAGCCAGTGGGGTTCCAATTTACGAACTATCAGTCCCAAAAAgttgtaatttttatgaaaaattcagtTCAAGCAAATCAAACCCAAG gttgGGGCCGAAATGGAGTGAAATAAGATGTTGTAGAAACCAAAAGATTGGaggaaaatcaaaatcaaaatcaaagaaaAACTACTATGAGTTACTTGGAATCCCTTTCGATTCTACTATGCAGCAAATTAAAGAAGCTTATAGAAAGCTGCAAAAGAAGTATCATCCTGATATTGCAGGCCAAGAG GGACATGAATACACTCTAATGCTGAATGAAGCCTATAAAGTACTGATAAAAGATGATCAAAGGAAGGAATATGATGCTTCCATTGGTTCAATGAAAGCAAAATTTGGAAGCAATGTATCTGGTTTTAGCTCTTGGAAAGGGCCCTTAAGACCCCAAGCTTTATTTGTTGATGCAAACAATTGCATAG GTTGCAGGGAATGTGTCCACCATGCAAGCAACACATTCGAAATGGATGAGGCTCTCGGATGTGCTCGAGTTAAGGTTCAATATGGAGACGATGATCGTAAAATCGAT GTTTCAGTTGATTCATGCCCAGTGAACTGCATACATTGGGTGGACAGTGAAGAACTGGCAGTGCTTGAGTTCTTGATACAACCTCAGCTAAAGGAAGGGTATGGAGTATTTGGTGGAGGTTGGGAAAGGCCCTTAAATGTATTTATGGCTGCTAAGGCTTTCACCAAGCAGTTAAAACAACAAGCTGAGGCTGCTCAAGGACAATACAAAAATG GGAGAGTGAGATCAGTTGAAGAAGAAGAGACCCCTGCTCAAGCTGAGGCTCGAGCCAATGCTACCATGAAATTGAACATGGAAAGATTCAACAAAATTTGGGgtaaatttaaacaattttttataatCTAA